One window of the Marinilactibacillus sp. Marseille-P9653 genome contains the following:
- a CDS encoding acetyl-CoA carboxylase carboxyl transferase subunit alpha: MAEAIDIVSIARQTDRITTTELIEAIFDDFVELHGDRSYKDDVAIVGGIGMLNGQAVTIIGNQKGHDLEENMKRNFGSPHPEGYRKSLRLMKQAEKFNRPIVTFVNTSGAYCGVEAEERGQGEALARNLLEMSNLSVPILSIIIGEGGSGGALALAAGDQVWMMEFSIYSILSPEGFASILWKDSKRSGEAAEIMKLTSYDLLDLGVIDRIVYENDDQGKIDSSQVLASMKEEIIKELATLSQLPKDELIQKRYERFRKF, encoded by the coding sequence ATGGCAGAGGCAATAGATATCGTATCCATTGCTAGACAAACAGACCGCATCACGACGACTGAATTGATCGAAGCGATATTTGACGACTTTGTAGAACTTCATGGGGATCGCTCCTATAAAGATGATGTTGCAATCGTTGGTGGAATCGGGATGTTGAATGGACAAGCCGTCACTATTATCGGTAATCAAAAAGGTCACGATCTTGAAGAAAACATGAAAAGAAACTTCGGTTCTCCACATCCTGAGGGATATAGAAAATCTCTTAGACTGATGAAACAAGCTGAGAAGTTTAATAGACCGATAGTGACATTTGTCAATACTTCAGGAGCTTACTGTGGTGTAGAAGCTGAAGAAAGAGGTCAGGGCGAAGCGCTAGCTAGAAATCTTCTTGAAATGAGTAATCTTTCAGTACCTATATTATCTATTATCATCGGTGAAGGTGGTAGTGGGGGTGCGCTCGCTTTAGCAGCGGGAGATCAAGTTTGGATGATGGAATTTTCAATCTATTCTATATTATCTCCAGAAGGTTTTGCTTCAATACTATGGAAAGATTCAAAACGTTCTGGCGAGGCAGCTGAAATTATGAAGTTAACTTCATATGATTTACTGGATTTAGGCGTAATTGATCGAATTGTTTATGAAAATGATGATCAAGGCAAGATAGACAGTAGCCAAGTTTTAGCGTCAATGAAGGAAGAAATCATCAAAGAACTTGCGACATTATCTCAATTGCCAAAAGATGAATTGATTCAAAAAAGGTATGAGCGTTTCCGAAAATTTTAA
- the fabG gene encoding 3-oxoacyl-[acyl-carrier-protein] reductase has protein sequence MVDKIKTVIVTGSSRGIGKAIAYAFAKEGHNIVLNGRKEISEEQISELSAFGGEIFACAGDISDPEFATKLIKDTKKKFGSVDVLVNNAGITRDNLLLRMTEEEFDQTIDINLKGTFYTTKAASRFMLKQKSGSIINLASVVGQTGNAGQANYAASKAGIIGFTKSVARELAPRGITVNAIAPGFVESDMTDVLADTVKDTIMTQIPLQRLGQPEEVAEAALFLSKQNYITGQVINVDGGMVMNG, from the coding sequence GTGGTAGATAAGATTAAAACGGTTATCGTTACGGGAAGTTCACGAGGCATTGGAAAAGCGATTGCTTATGCTTTTGCTAAAGAAGGCCACAATATTGTATTGAACGGCCGTAAAGAAATTTCAGAAGAACAAATTTCTGAATTAAGTGCGTTCGGCGGAGAGATCTTTGCTTGCGCTGGAGATATTAGTGATCCTGAGTTTGCAACAAAACTTATTAAAGACACGAAGAAAAAATTTGGTAGTGTGGATGTTTTAGTCAATAATGCAGGCATTACGAGAGATAACTTACTTTTAAGAATGACCGAAGAAGAATTTGATCAAACGATTGATATTAACTTAAAGGGTACATTCTATACAACTAAAGCCGCTTCAAGATTTATGCTTAAGCAAAAAAGCGGAAGTATTATTAATCTAGCGAGTGTTGTAGGACAAACTGGGAATGCTGGACAAGCTAATTATGCTGCAAGTAAAGCAGGCATTATTGGTTTCACTAAATCCGTAGCTAGAGAATTAGCGCCAAGAGGGATTACAGTCAATGCAATCGCTCCGGGGTTTGTTGAATCTGACATGACCGATGTATTAGCAGATACGGTTAAAGATACGATTATGACTCAAATTCCACTACAAAGATTAGGTCAACCAGAAGAAGTGGCAGAAGCTGCTTTGTTCTTAAGTAAACAAAACTATATTACCGGACAAGTCATCAATGTTGATGGCGGAATGGTAATGAACGGATAA
- the accB gene encoding acetyl-CoA carboxylase biotin carboxyl carrier protein encodes MDFGQIKELIEKIDASSLKIFELSNEAVSIKMSKNDTAAVSNEAPRPAEVVAPKPVSNASNATDTVSTVKEEVTPVSEDLEGVHEVTAPIVGTSYLASSPDKPAFVKAGDIIEKGQPLVIIEAMKVMNEIKSDVSGTVYKVLVEDGQPIEFGQPLVQIKDVK; translated from the coding sequence ATGGACTTTGGACAAATCAAAGAACTTATTGAAAAAATAGATGCTTCAAGTTTGAAAATCTTTGAATTATCGAACGAAGCGGTATCCATCAAGATGAGTAAGAATGATACAGCAGCAGTTTCTAATGAAGCGCCGCGACCAGCAGAAGTTGTTGCGCCTAAACCAGTGAGCAACGCATCAAACGCGACTGACACCGTTTCGACAGTTAAAGAAGAAGTTACACCAGTCAGTGAAGATTTAGAAGGCGTTCATGAAGTAACAGCCCCTATCGTGGGGACGTCTTATCTTGCTTCTTCTCCAGACAAGCCTGCTTTTGTTAAGGCTGGAGATATTATCGAAAAAGGCCAGCCTTTAGTCATCATTGAAGCGATGAAAGTCATGAATGAAATTAAAAGTGATGTGAGTGGGACAGTCTACAAAGTCTTAGTCGAAGATGGTCAGCCAATCGAATTTGGTCAACCGCTCGTTCAAATTAAAGACGTAAAATAG
- the fabF gene encoding beta-ketoacyl-ACP synthase II, with protein sequence MRRVVITGLGAVTPLGNNVNEFWDGLKTGKNGIGPLTKFDGTPINVHVAGEVKDFKAKDRMDGKLAKRMDVFSQYGVVAALEAMEDSKLDVDSIDVSRLGVMVGSGIGGLNAMQNQIIKMHEKGLDRVAPFFVPMAIGNMVAGNISIATGAKGPNLSIVTACASGNNSIGEAFRNIKHGYADYMLAGGAEASINEIGMSGFAALTALSNAEDPDRASMPFDKDRQGFVMGEGAAVLLLENLESAQERGAKIYAEIVGYGATGDSYHMTAPTPTGEGAANAMIHAMKEANIEPAQVGYINAHGTSTPANDSSETVALKRALGEEVAYNVPISSTKGSTGHLLGGAGAIEAVACIKALQEGILPPTIGLETADEDCDLDYIPKEARHKEIMYALNNSLGFGGHNAVTLFKKWEDA encoded by the coding sequence ATGCGTAGAGTCGTTATAACAGGTTTAGGTGCAGTAACACCTTTAGGAAACAACGTCAATGAATTTTGGGATGGTTTGAAGACAGGTAAAAACGGAATCGGACCTTTAACAAAATTTGACGGAACACCAATCAATGTCCATGTCGCTGGAGAAGTTAAAGATTTCAAAGCGAAAGATAGAATGGATGGCAAACTGGCTAAGAGAATGGATGTATTTTCTCAATATGGTGTAGTAGCAGCTCTTGAAGCGATGGAAGATTCTAAGTTAGACGTTGATTCTATTGATGTAAGTCGTCTTGGCGTAATGGTAGGCTCTGGTATCGGTGGATTGAATGCGATGCAAAACCAAATCATTAAAATGCATGAAAAAGGATTAGACCGTGTAGCACCTTTCTTTGTACCAATGGCAATTGGTAACATGGTAGCAGGAAATATTTCAATTGCTACTGGTGCCAAAGGACCAAACTTATCGATTGTTACAGCATGTGCTTCTGGAAACAATTCTATTGGTGAAGCCTTTAGAAATATCAAACATGGCTACGCAGATTATATGCTTGCGGGTGGTGCTGAAGCGAGTATCAACGAAATCGGAATGTCAGGTTTTGCTGCCTTAACTGCCTTATCAAATGCTGAAGATCCAGATAGAGCTTCAATGCCATTTGATAAAGATCGTCAAGGATTTGTTATGGGTGAAGGTGCTGCGGTACTATTGCTTGAAAATCTAGAGAGCGCTCAAGAGCGTGGCGCAAAAATCTATGCTGAAATTGTAGGTTATGGCGCAACTGGAGACAGCTATCACATGACTGCTCCGACACCAACTGGTGAAGGTGCTGCTAATGCGATGATTCATGCAATGAAAGAAGCGAATATTGAGCCTGCTCAAGTAGGATATATCAACGCTCACGGAACATCTACTCCTGCAAATGATTCTTCTGAAACAGTAGCACTTAAAAGAGCGCTTGGAGAAGAAGTAGCATACAATGTACCGATTTCAAGTACAAAAGGTAGTACAGGTCACCTTTTAGGTGGAGCGGGAGCCATTGAAGCAGTAGCTTGTATTAAAGCATTGCAAGAAGGTATACTTCCTCCAACAATTGGTCTTGAAACAGCAGATGAAGATTGTGATCTAGATTATATTCCCAAAGAAGCAAGACATAAAGAGATCATGTATGCTTTAAATAACTCATTAGGCTTCGGAGGGCATAATGCAGTTACTCTTTTCAAGAAATGGGAGGATGCTTAA
- the accD gene encoding acetyl-CoA carboxylase, carboxyltransferase subunit beta, which yields MRLFKKRPYISIQKATQDSERAPFVPDGMFVKCPNCKQSIYSKDLGNERICPNCQYAFRISAQERVNLTIDEGTFVEWDEDIVSIDPLNFPGYEEKLKKVQINSGLREAILTGEAKISDHKLAIGIMDSNFIMGSMGQAVGEKVTRLFEKAAKEQLPVVLFTASGGARMQEGILSLMQMAKTSAAVKNHSDKGLLYLTVLTDPTTGGVTASFAMQGDIILAEPGALIGFAGRRVIEQTIKESVPDDFQSAEKVLENGFVDHIVPRKELRDMIGKLLNMHVPLTR from the coding sequence ATGCGCCTTTTTAAAAAGCGTCCTTACATTTCTATACAAAAAGCAACACAGGACTCTGAAAGAGCGCCATTTGTTCCTGATGGTATGTTCGTTAAATGTCCCAACTGTAAACAATCCATCTATTCAAAAGATCTAGGAAACGAAAGAATTTGCCCTAACTGTCAGTATGCTTTTAGAATCAGTGCACAGGAGAGAGTAAACCTGACAATTGATGAAGGAACTTTTGTGGAGTGGGATGAAGATATCGTTTCGATAGATCCACTGAATTTCCCAGGTTATGAAGAAAAGCTGAAGAAAGTTCAAATCAATTCTGGATTAAGAGAAGCGATTTTGACTGGTGAGGCTAAAATCAGTGATCATAAATTAGCAATCGGTATTATGGATTCTAATTTTATTATGGGAAGTATGGGTCAAGCTGTTGGTGAGAAAGTCACCCGTTTGTTTGAAAAAGCAGCAAAAGAACAGTTACCCGTCGTGTTGTTTACAGCATCGGGTGGAGCTAGAATGCAAGAAGGGATTTTATCCCTGATGCAAATGGCTAAAACGAGTGCTGCAGTTAAGAATCATTCAGATAAAGGCTTGTTGTATTTAACTGTCCTTACAGATCCTACAACTGGTGGCGTAACGGCTAGTTTTGCAATGCAAGGCGATATCATCCTGGCTGAACCGGGTGCTTTGATTGGTTTTGCTGGAAGAAGAGTCATCGAGCAGACTATCAAAGAATCTGTACCTGATGACTTTCAGTCAGCTGAAAAAGTGCTGGAAAATGGGTTTGTTGATCATATCGTACCTCGTAAAGAATTAAGAGACATGATCGGTAAACTATTAAACATGCATGTACCTTTAACTCGCTAA
- the fabZ gene encoding 3-hydroxyacyl-ACP dehydratase FabZ has product MNIKEIQELIPNRYPIYFIDKVTEMIPGEHVTAIKNVTINEEFFQGHFPGEPVMPGVLIVESLAQAGSIPLLKLDQFKGQTAYLGGLNKVKFRKKVVPGDILELKVDIVKLKQYAGIGKGVAYVDGKKVCEVEMTFIIGR; this is encoded by the coding sequence ATGAACATCAAAGAAATCCAAGAACTAATTCCAAACCGTTATCCAATTTACTTTATTGATAAAGTAACTGAAATGATTCCTGGTGAACACGTTACAGCAATCAAAAATGTTACAATCAATGAAGAATTTTTCCAAGGACATTTCCCTGGCGAACCTGTAATGCCAGGTGTCCTAATTGTTGAGAGTCTAGCTCAAGCTGGATCTATTCCTTTACTTAAATTAGATCAATTCAAAGGTCAAACAGCTTATCTTGGTGGACTAAACAAAGTTAAGTTCAGAAAAAAAGTTGTTCCAGGTGACATCTTGGAATTAAAAGTAGACATCGTTAAACTTAAACAATATGCTGGTATCGGAAAAGGTGTTGCATATGTTGATGGGAAAAAAGTTTGTGAAGTTGAAATGACGTTCATTATTGGCCGTTAA
- a CDS encoding acetyl-CoA carboxylase biotin carboxylase subunit: MFQKILIANRGEIAVRIIRACQEMGIQTVAVYSEADEDALHMQLADEAVCIGPAKASDSYLNMQNILSAAVITGAQAIHPGFGFLSENSTFAAMCEEVNIVFIGPDKETIDQMGNKANAREMMRKANVPIVPGSDGFLVTDEEVLETAEEIGYPVIVKAVAGGGGKGMRVVESEAQLIQAFNHAKSEAKAAFGDDRMYMEKIISPAKHIEIQLLGDHHGHVIHIGERDCSMQRNHQKILEEAPSHVLTEEQRQEIGAAAVRAAEYVGYKNAGTVEFLMDDSGAFYFMEMNTRIQVEHPITEMISNFDIVQEQIKIANNEPLSIDQDTLQLSGHALECRINAENPAFNFAPSPGVISYLNLPSGGNGLRVDTALFAGGEIPPYYDAMIAKVITHGKTREIAIAKMKRALKEMIVEGIQTNLQFQLDLLDDETFLSGKYDTEYLEKSFIPKWQNELEEG; the protein is encoded by the coding sequence ATGTTTCAAAAGATATTGATTGCCAATCGAGGAGAAATAGCCGTTCGAATTATCAGAGCCTGTCAAGAAATGGGCATTCAAACTGTTGCTGTTTATTCAGAAGCAGATGAAGATGCACTTCACATGCAACTGGCTGATGAAGCAGTTTGTATAGGACCAGCAAAAGCAAGCGACTCTTATTTGAATATGCAAAACATTTTAAGTGCTGCTGTGATTACTGGAGCACAAGCCATTCACCCGGGATTTGGATTTCTTTCTGAAAATAGTACCTTCGCAGCCATGTGTGAAGAAGTCAATATTGTTTTTATTGGCCCTGATAAAGAAACCATTGATCAAATGGGGAACAAGGCAAATGCACGAGAAATGATGCGTAAAGCAAATGTACCGATTGTACCTGGTAGTGATGGATTCTTGGTCACTGACGAAGAAGTTCTTGAAACAGCAGAGGAGATTGGGTATCCTGTTATCGTTAAAGCCGTAGCCGGCGGTGGCGGTAAGGGTATGCGTGTTGTCGAATCTGAAGCACAATTGATCCAAGCTTTCAATCATGCTAAATCTGAAGCGAAAGCTGCTTTCGGTGATGACCGTATGTATATGGAAAAAATCATTTCTCCTGCTAAGCACATTGAAATTCAATTACTTGGCGACCATCATGGTCATGTGATTCACATTGGAGAAAGAGATTGTTCAATGCAGCGTAACCACCAGAAAATTCTTGAAGAAGCACCTTCTCATGTACTTACAGAAGAACAAAGACAAGAAATTGGTGCAGCTGCGGTAAGGGCTGCTGAATATGTAGGATACAAAAATGCTGGTACAGTAGAGTTTCTAATGGATGATAGTGGGGCTTTTTATTTCATGGAAATGAACACTAGAATTCAAGTAGAGCACCCAATCACCGAAATGATTTCAAATTTCGATATCGTACAAGAACAGATAAAAATAGCAAATAACGAACCATTGTCAATAGATCAGGATACACTTCAGTTAAGCGGTCATGCATTAGAGTGCCGTATCAACGCTGAAAATCCTGCGTTCAACTTCGCACCCTCACCAGGTGTTATAAGCTACTTAAACCTGCCTTCTGGAGGGAATGGATTAAGAGTTGACACTGCTTTATTTGCTGGTGGAGAGATCCCACCTTATTATGACGCTATGATCGCTAAAGTCATCACGCACGGTAAGACAAGAGAAATTGCCATTGCTAAGATGAAAAGAGCTCTAAAAGAAATGATCGTTGAGGGAATACAGACCAATTTACAATTCCAGCTTGATCTGCTTGATGACGAAACATTTTTAAGTGGTAAGTATGATACAGAGTATCTTGAAAAAAGTTTTATTCCTAAATGGCAGAATGAGTTAGAGGAGGGATAA
- the fabD gene encoding ACP S-malonyltransferase, which produces MSTAFLFSGQGAQYDGMGKELYDQYGIVKQTFDKASEALSINIAELAFNQNEKLHWTPLTQPAILTLSHAIEQLMQEAGIKPDMVAGLSLGEYTALVSSEVFTFEDAVKLVHKRGQFMDEAVPEGVGAMAAVMGLESEVVEKICDEISETHYVQVANYNMPGQIVVAGIQAGVTQAIKELEEAGAKKVIPLNVSGPFHTKLLEPAAKNLEVELKNIRTKEFLYPVYSNTNARAYENIDEVIPTLVQQVMSPVRFEQMIRQMIKDGADTFVELGPGKTLKTFVKKIDRSVSVMNVENDKQLHKAIEALARTN; this is translated from the coding sequence ATGTCTACAGCATTTTTATTTAGCGGGCAAGGCGCTCAATACGATGGTATGGGTAAAGAATTATATGATCAATATGGAATTGTAAAGCAAACCTTTGATAAAGCAAGTGAAGCACTATCGATAAATATAGCTGAATTAGCTTTTAATCAGAATGAGAAATTACATTGGACACCATTGACGCAGCCAGCCATTTTAACGTTAAGTCATGCGATTGAACAATTGATGCAAGAAGCCGGAATCAAACCCGATATGGTAGCAGGATTGAGTTTAGGTGAATATACTGCACTGGTTTCCTCAGAGGTTTTTACATTTGAAGATGCAGTAAAGCTTGTTCATAAAAGAGGACAGTTTATGGACGAAGCCGTCCCAGAAGGTGTCGGTGCAATGGCCGCAGTTATGGGATTAGAATCTGAAGTCGTTGAAAAAATATGTGACGAGATCAGTGAGACGCATTATGTTCAAGTAGCAAATTATAATATGCCAGGTCAAATTGTTGTAGCTGGAATACAAGCTGGTGTCACTCAAGCCATTAAAGAGCTTGAAGAGGCAGGTGCTAAAAAAGTGATTCCGCTTAACGTAAGTGGCCCATTCCACACAAAATTACTTGAGCCCGCAGCGAAAAATTTGGAAGTAGAGCTAAAAAATATTAGAACAAAAGAATTTCTCTATCCTGTATACAGCAATACGAATGCGAGAGCTTATGAAAATATAGATGAAGTTATACCGACACTAGTTCAACAAGTAATGTCTCCAGTAAGGTTCGAACAGATGATTCGTCAGATGATCAAAGACGGAGCGGATACTTTTGTAGAATTAGGACCAGGCAAAACGTTGAAAACATTTGTCAAGAAAATAGATCGTAGTGTTTCAGTTATGAATGTAGAGAATGACAAGCAATTGCATAAAGCAATTGAAGCGCTTGCGCGTACCAACTAA